GCGAGTCCGGTGCTGGCGGTGGGCTCGTTCGTCATCGACGTCGTGCCGCAGCCGCTGAAGGAGTTCGCCATCTCGACGTTCGGGGAGTTCGACAAGATCGCGCTGCTGATCGGACTGGGACTCGCAGTGGTCATCGCATCGTCCGTGGCCGGCATCCTGCAGCTCGTCCGGCCCCCTCTCGGCGTGATCGCACTCGGCATCGCCGGGACGCTGTCGGTGGCCGCGACCACGACGCGCGCGGGAGTCACCCCGCTCGCGTTCCTCCCGCCGGTGATCGGCGCGGTCGCGGGATGCGTCGCTCTCATCTTCCTCTGCAAGCGGCTCATATCCTGGCAGCGTGCGGCCGTCGCCCCCGAGGCAGGAGCCGCCCCAGCAGACGGTGTGACCATCGACAGGCGACGGTTCTTCGCTCTCGCCGGGATCGCCGGGGCATCCGCGCTGATCGTCGGGATCACGGCCCGCGCAGTGAACGCGGCGACCGCATCCGTCGCGGCGATCCGCAAGGGGCTTCGCCTGCCTGCACCCCGATCCTCGGTGACGATCCCCGAGGGAGCCGAGCTCGAGGTCCCCGGGATCACACCGCTGTTCACCCCCAACTCGGACTTCTACCGGGTCGACACCGCCCTCACCGTGCCCACAGTGGACCCGGCCACGTGGCGGCTGGTGATCGACGGCATGGTCGACAAGCGGGTCGAACTCACGTTCGACCAGCTGGTGGAGGTGGGGCTGGACGAGTACGCGATCACCCTGACCTGCGTGTCGAACGTGGTCGGTGGCGAACTGGTCGGGAATGCGATGTGGCTCGGGGTGCCGATCCGCGATGTGCTGCAGCTGGCCGGCCCGCATACCGACGCCGACATGGTGCTCTCCCGCAGCGTCGACGGCTACACCGCGAGCACGCCTCTGTCGGCGCTCACCGACGAGGGGCTCGACGCGATCTTCGCCGTCGGCATGAACGGTGAGCCGCTGCCGCTCGAGCACGGATTCCCGGTCCGCATGGTGGTGCCCGGACTGTACGGATATGTCTCGGCGACGAAATGGGTGACCGAGCTCAAGGTCACGACGTTCGAGAAGGACGAGGCGTACTGGACGCCGCGCGGCTACAGCGCAGAGGCGCCCATCAAGTTCTCGTCGCGCATCGACACGCCGAAGATCGGCAAGCGCGTCGCCGCCGGACGCATCCCGATCGCCGGTGTGGCGTGGGCGCAGACCGTGGGCATCGAGGCCGTCGAAGTGCGCATCGACGACGGCGATTGGCAGCGAGCGGACCTGTCGACCCCGATCAACACCGACACCTGGGTGCAGTGGATGCTGGAGTGGGATGCCACCCCGGGAACCCACTACGTCACCGTGCGTGCCATCAACAAGGACGGCGAGATGCAGGTCGAGGAGAGCGCGCCGATCGCGCCGGACGGATCCACAGGCTGGCAGCGATCCCTGATCGCCGTGAGCTGAGACTCGCGCGTCGGAGAAACAGAGAACCCCCGCCTGAGCGGGGGTTTTTCTTTGCTGGGGTACCTGGACTCGAACCAAGAACAACTGAGAGCCACCTGGCCCGTCCGGACGAA
The window above is part of the Microbacterium sp. nov. GSS16 genome. Proteins encoded here:
- a CDS encoding molybdopterin-dependent oxidoreductase, which produces MSKQNRQGTFIVFAAIAGVVSGLVFLAAAELSALLVARDASPVLAVGSFVIDVVPQPLKEFAISTFGEFDKIALLIGLGLAVVIASSVAGILQLVRPPLGVIALGIAGTLSVAATTTRAGVTPLAFLPPVIGAVAGCVALIFLCKRLISWQRAAVAPEAGAAPADGVTIDRRRFFALAGIAGASALIVGITARAVNAATASVAAIRKGLRLPAPRSSVTIPEGAELEVPGITPLFTPNSDFYRVDTALTVPTVDPATWRLVIDGMVDKRVELTFDQLVEVGLDEYAITLTCVSNVVGGELVGNAMWLGVPIRDVLQLAGPHTDADMVLSRSVDGYTASTPLSALTDEGLDAIFAVGMNGEPLPLEHGFPVRMVVPGLYGYVSATKWVTELKVTTFEKDEAYWTPRGYSAEAPIKFSSRIDTPKIGKRVAAGRIPIAGVAWAQTVGIEAVEVRIDDGDWQRADLSTPINTDTWVQWMLEWDATPGTHYVTVRAINKDGEMQVEESAPIAPDGSTGWQRSLIAVS